In a single window of the Acipenser ruthenus chromosome 8, fAciRut3.2 maternal haplotype, whole genome shotgun sequence genome:
- the LOC117407303 gene encoding importin subunit alpha-4-like isoform X2, which translates to MADNAGLENHRIKSFKNKGRDVETMRRHRNEVTIELRKNKRDEHLLKKRNVPQEESLEDSDVDSDFKGQNVTLDAILQNATNDNPVIQLSAVQAARKLLSSDRNPPIDDLIKSGILPILVKCLERDDNPSLQFEAAWALTNIASGTSAQTQAVVKSSAVPLFLRLLHSPHQNVCEQAVWALGNIIGDGPQCRDYVISLGVVKPLLSFINPSIPITFLRNVTWVIVNLCRNKDPPPPMETVQEILPALCVLIYHTDINILVDTVWALSYLTDGGNEQIQMVIDSGVVPFLVPLLSHQEVKVQTAALRAVGNIVTGTDEQTQVVLNCDVLSHFPNLLTHPKEKINKEAVWFLSNITAGNQQQVQAVIDAGLIPMIIHQLAKGDFGTQKEAAWAISNLTISGRKDQVEYLVQQNVVPPFCNLLSVKDSQVVQVVLDGLKNILIMASDEASTIAEIIEECGGLEKIETLQQHENEDIYKLAFEIIDQYFSGDDIDEDPSLIPEATSGGTFNFDPTSNLQTKEFKF; encoded by the exons aCTATGAGAAGACATCGAAATGAAGTGACAATAGAACTGAGAAAG AACAAACGTGACGAACACTTGCTGAAGAAAAGAAATGTTCCTCAGGAGGAAAGCTTGGAAGACTCTGATGTAGATTCAGATTTCAAAGGG caaAATGTAACACTAGATGCTATCTTGCAG AACGCCACCAATGATAATCCAGTGATTCAGCTGAGCGCAGTGCAGGCTGCAAG AAAATTACTTTCCAGTGACAGAAATCCTCCTATTGATGACTTGATAAAATCTGGAATCTTACCCATCCTAGTGAAATGTCTGGAAAGGGATGACAA CCCATCCTTGCAATTTGAAGCTGCCTGGGCATTGACTAATATTGCTTCTGGTACTTCTGCACAGACTCAAGCTGTGGTGAAATCCA GTGCTGTCCCACTTTTCCTGAGACTGCTACATTCACCTCACCAGAATGTATGTGAACAGGCAGTCTGGGCTCTTGGAAACATCATTG GGGATGGTCCTCAGTGTAGAGACTATGTTATCTCACTGGGAGTCGTCAAACCTCTTCTGTCCTTCATCAACCCCTCCATTCCCATCACCTTCCTCCGGAATGTCACATGGGTCATTGTCAACCTCTGCAGGAATAAGGACCCCCCACCGCCCATGGAAACTGTGCAGGAG attttGCCAGCCTTGTGTGTACTTATATACCACACAGACATCAAT ATCCTTGTGGACACAGTTTGGGCTTTGTCCTACCTAACAGATGGAGGAAATGAACAGATACAGATGGTGATAGATTCAGGGGTGGTGCCATTTTTAGTTCCACTTCTCAGTCACCAAGAGGTCAAAGTTCAG ACCGCAGCGCTGAGGGCAGTGGGCAACATTGTGACGGGCACTGATGAACAGACTCAAGTTGTATTGAACTGCGATGTGCTGTCACACTTCCCTAACTTACTGACACACCCAAAAGAGAAGATAAATAAG gaagctgtttggtttctCTCGAATATCACAGCTGGAAATCAGCAGCAAGTCCAGGCTGTGATAGATGCTGGCCTGATTCCCATGATCATACATCAGTTGGCTAAG GGTGACTTTGGCACACAAAAAGAAGCAGCTTGGGCGATTAGTAATTTAACAATAAGCGGAAGGAAAGATCAG GTGGAGTACCTCGTACAGCAGAATGTCGTCCCGCCCTTCTGTAACCTGCTGTCTGTGAAAGACTCCCAAGTGGTGCAGGTTGTCTTGGATGGcctgaaaaacattttaataatggcTAGCGATGAAGCAAGCACCATAGCTGAAATAATAGAGGAGTGTGGAG gtttAGAGAAGATAGAAACCTTGCAGCAGCATGAAAATGAAGACATCTACAAATTAGCTTTTGAAATTATTGATCAGTACTTCTCTGGAGATGAT ATTGATGAGGATCCCAGCCTCATTCCTGAAGCCACTTCAGGAGGAACCTTTAATTTTGACCCCACTTCGAATCTGCAGACCAAGGAGTTCAAGTTTTAA
- the LOC117407303 gene encoding importin subunit alpha-4-like isoform X1 → MADNAGLENHRIKSFKNKGRDVETMRRHRNEVTIELRKNKRDEHLLKKRNVPQEESLEDSDVDSDFKGQNVTLDAILQLKNATNDNPVIQLSAVQAARKLLSSDRNPPIDDLIKSGILPILVKCLERDDNPSLQFEAAWALTNIASGTSAQTQAVVKSSAVPLFLRLLHSPHQNVCEQAVWALGNIIGDGPQCRDYVISLGVVKPLLSFINPSIPITFLRNVTWVIVNLCRNKDPPPPMETVQEILPALCVLIYHTDINILVDTVWALSYLTDGGNEQIQMVIDSGVVPFLVPLLSHQEVKVQTAALRAVGNIVTGTDEQTQVVLNCDVLSHFPNLLTHPKEKINKEAVWFLSNITAGNQQQVQAVIDAGLIPMIIHQLAKGDFGTQKEAAWAISNLTISGRKDQVEYLVQQNVVPPFCNLLSVKDSQVVQVVLDGLKNILIMASDEASTIAEIIEECGGLEKIETLQQHENEDIYKLAFEIIDQYFSGDDIDEDPSLIPEATSGGTFNFDPTSNLQTKEFKF, encoded by the exons aCTATGAGAAGACATCGAAATGAAGTGACAATAGAACTGAGAAAG AACAAACGTGACGAACACTTGCTGAAGAAAAGAAATGTTCCTCAGGAGGAAAGCTTGGAAGACTCTGATGTAGATTCAGATTTCAAAGGG caaAATGTAACACTAGATGCTATCTTGCAG TTGAAGAACGCCACCAATGATAATCCAGTGATTCAGCTGAGCGCAGTGCAGGCTGCAAG AAAATTACTTTCCAGTGACAGAAATCCTCCTATTGATGACTTGATAAAATCTGGAATCTTACCCATCCTAGTGAAATGTCTGGAAAGGGATGACAA CCCATCCTTGCAATTTGAAGCTGCCTGGGCATTGACTAATATTGCTTCTGGTACTTCTGCACAGACTCAAGCTGTGGTGAAATCCA GTGCTGTCCCACTTTTCCTGAGACTGCTACATTCACCTCACCAGAATGTATGTGAACAGGCAGTCTGGGCTCTTGGAAACATCATTG GGGATGGTCCTCAGTGTAGAGACTATGTTATCTCACTGGGAGTCGTCAAACCTCTTCTGTCCTTCATCAACCCCTCCATTCCCATCACCTTCCTCCGGAATGTCACATGGGTCATTGTCAACCTCTGCAGGAATAAGGACCCCCCACCGCCCATGGAAACTGTGCAGGAG attttGCCAGCCTTGTGTGTACTTATATACCACACAGACATCAAT ATCCTTGTGGACACAGTTTGGGCTTTGTCCTACCTAACAGATGGAGGAAATGAACAGATACAGATGGTGATAGATTCAGGGGTGGTGCCATTTTTAGTTCCACTTCTCAGTCACCAAGAGGTCAAAGTTCAG ACCGCAGCGCTGAGGGCAGTGGGCAACATTGTGACGGGCACTGATGAACAGACTCAAGTTGTATTGAACTGCGATGTGCTGTCACACTTCCCTAACTTACTGACACACCCAAAAGAGAAGATAAATAAG gaagctgtttggtttctCTCGAATATCACAGCTGGAAATCAGCAGCAAGTCCAGGCTGTGATAGATGCTGGCCTGATTCCCATGATCATACATCAGTTGGCTAAG GGTGACTTTGGCACACAAAAAGAAGCAGCTTGGGCGATTAGTAATTTAACAATAAGCGGAAGGAAAGATCAG GTGGAGTACCTCGTACAGCAGAATGTCGTCCCGCCCTTCTGTAACCTGCTGTCTGTGAAAGACTCCCAAGTGGTGCAGGTTGTCTTGGATGGcctgaaaaacattttaataatggcTAGCGATGAAGCAAGCACCATAGCTGAAATAATAGAGGAGTGTGGAG gtttAGAGAAGATAGAAACCTTGCAGCAGCATGAAAATGAAGACATCTACAAATTAGCTTTTGAAATTATTGATCAGTACTTCTCTGGAGATGAT ATTGATGAGGATCCCAGCCTCATTCCTGAAGCCACTTCAGGAGGAACCTTTAATTTTGACCCCACTTCGAATCTGCAGACCAAGGAGTTCAAGTTTTAA